In Uranotaenia lowii strain MFRU-FL chromosome 2, ASM2978415v1, whole genome shotgun sequence, one genomic interval encodes:
- the LOC129748268 gene encoding serum response factor homolog A-like, protein MHVIFKDERSPMSSGSDTDDYSQPDSPGPSCSNSNINHDPPIANSNNQSVSIAPPVASSSSGSSASAVPLQSSSSASSSSRVSGGGGSQQQQQQNTFTAALQQQIKQQQQQQALHQQIQQHQQQQQQQQSNNASQQQQQQQQQSLHPQVTSNVIYPAAALANLPQDVLMSLLQTGQIQLHNEDGAQQYITIPLSLMSTLKSASEPKNANNGTANNSSNAKASNSSNSGGGGGRSSSSGSNSSSGGKHPSRSSSKEFVIKTEAND, encoded by the exons GATGAACGTTCTCCAATGTCGTCTGGTAGTGATACCGACGATTACTCGCAACCAGATTCACCTGGACCTAGCTGTAGTAATAGTAATATTAACCACGATCCACCGATCGCTAATAGTAATAATCAGAGTGTTAGTATAGCCCCGCCAGTGGCGTCGTCCTCCAGTGGATCGTCTGCTTCAGCGGTGCCGCTGCAGTCATCGTCGTCGGCGTCTTCCTCGTCGAGGGTTAGTGGTGGTGGTGGAtcacagcaacaacaacaacagaataCTTTTACGGCAGCCCTTCAGCAGCAAAtcaaacagcaacaacaacagcaggcTCTTCATCAACAAATTCAGCagcatcaacaacaacagcaacaacaacaatcgAACAACGCTtcccaacaacaacagcaacagcaacaacaatctCTACATCCCCAAGTAACCAGCAACGTTATTTATCCGGCAGCGGCCTTAGCCAATCTACCTCAGGATGTCCTAATGAGCCTGCTGCAAACCGGACAAATTCAGCTGCATAATGAAG ATGGCGCCCAACAATACATCACCATCCCTCTTTCTCTGATGTCCACCCTCAAGTCAGCCAGTGAACCCAAAAATGCCAACAACGGAACGGCCAACAACTCAAGCAATGCCAAAGCTTCCAATTCCAGCAATTCCGGGGGCGGCGGCGGGAGATCTTCCTCATCCGGGTCCAATTCCAGCTCCGGCGGGAAGCATCCGTCCCGATCGAGTTCCAAAGAATTTGTCATTAAAACGGAAGCCAATGAttga